CCATgcatctctttgtgtgtgtgtgtatctgtgtttgtgtatctgtgttcaATCAGCCAATTTCCGTCTGGTTCATTACGGCGTATTAGCCATTTACCCAGACACATGTAATCATGTGCACGACCCTGGAGAAGGTCTAATGAATTAATCagatacaggagagagagacagagccgtCCAAAACAACCCAGCTCCTCTCCACATGATCTGGGTCTGGATCTGACAAACTGAGACAGGTTCACATTGggctgtctcctctcctgtctcctgtttcctgtctcctctcctgtctccccccctgtctcctctcctctcccgtctcctctcctgtctcctctcctgtctcctctcctgtctcctgtctcctgtctcctctcctgtctcctctcctgtctcctgtctcctgtctcctctcctgtctcctgtctcctgtctcctgtctcctgtctcctgtctcctgtctcctctcctgtctcctctcctgtctcctctcctgtctcctctcctgtttcctgtcctgtctcctctcctgtctcctgtctcctgtctcctctcctgtctcctctcctgtctccccccctgtctcctgtctcctctcctgtctcctctcctgtctcctctcctgtctcctctcctgtttcctgtcctgtctcctctcctgtctcctgtctcctgtctcctctcctgtctcctctcctgtctcctctcctgtctcctctcctgtttcctgtcctgtctcctgtcctgtctcctgtctcctctcctgtctcctctcctgtttcctgtcctgtctcctgtcctgtctcctgtctcctgtcctgtctcctctcctgtttcctgtttcctgtctcctgttctgtgtgtgctgttgtaCAGAGGGCCTGTGTGAGGGACAGGCCTGGAGAGATATGGTCAGGTCACCAGGGGAAGAATGTGCTCTCTGCTCAGCATTCACACAAAGATGCTTCCCAGCCTCCGACAAAGGCATTGTGCTTTttaagagctctctctctctctctctctctctctctctctctctctctctctctctctctctctctctctctctctctctctctctctctctctctctctcactctctcgtgAGTTGGCATTCTCTCTCCGGGTCTCTCGCTCATTTGTACTCTCTCGCTCATTTGTACTCTCTCCTCTATTCTCTTCTGCTCTTTttgttcccctctcctcccccacacccctcccctccctccctccccagccatgCTATCTTAACCACTCTCCATGCCCTATTGAGCACAACATGGGATAGGATCAGTGTAATGAAGGGTGTGTATCTGAAACCTAGGATTATCTCTGGACCCACACTAGCCTCTTTGTATGGTCctttacctacacacacacacatccacacacacatacgtcttTACACAGTTacccacacatcacacacacacaccacataaaaCAAGGGTGACCACCAACGAGTGATAGTCCACAATGAATACACAAACTAGTTATGTAGACCCGGCCTCTTCCCtgatctctccctccacacaaccttccttctgtctctcagccCCAGCTCTCTGCGACTGCAGCTCACCTCAGTACGGCTCTCCGTCAGCTTGTCATTCCACTCATGCCTCAGACAGCCAGACTCAACCTTCACTTTCAGGCCCTGTTCCCCCTCTGGATGACAGCCCTACTCAGCCCCTGCTTTAGGCCCTGTTCCCTCTGTGGATGACAGCCCTACTCAGCCCCTGCATTAGGCCCTGTTCCCTCTGTGGATGACAGCCGTACTCAGCCCCTGCATTAGGCCCTGTTCCTCAGGCCCTGTGGATGACAGCCCTACTCAGCCCCTGCATTAGGCCCCCCTGTTCCCCAGGCCCTGTGGATGACAGCCGTACTCAGCCCCTGCATTAGGCCCTGTTCCCCCTGTGGATGACAGCCCTACTCAGCCCCTGCATTAGGCCCCCCTGTTCCCCAGGCCCTGTGGATGACAGCCGTACTCAGCCCCTGCATTAGGCCCTGTTCCCCCTGTGGATGACAGCCCTACTCAGCCCCTGCATTAGGCCCCCCTGTTCCCCAGGCCCTGTGGATGACAGCCGTACTCAGCCCCTGCATTAGGCCCTGTTCCCCCTGTGGATGACAGCCCTACTCAGCCCCTGCATTAGGCCCCCCTGTTCCCCAGGCCCTGTAGATGAGACTTGCAGCTCCAGTTTCCCTGACGTGGCTTTGTAGTGCTTCTGAATCAGCCCTGTGTTGTAAACACTGGAGAGTTTGGGGGgaggcctgggagagggggagggaagggagggaggacagtggGCCTGTCCGGGCTGGAGGTGTGGGAGAATACAGCAGTGAAGAAGTGGTGAGGTGCTGACGGCGTCAAATCATGCACTCTATGGCTgtgtcctcttcctgtctgtctgtctgtcacagtCAGTGTtagtcccccacacacacacacttctgctgCTTCACTGtactctcttcctgtctttcatGCAGACTCCCTcttcactgtctttctctctcctaggCTTTGTAAtttcctctcctatcctcccctctcctctctcgggTGCAGAAAGGCCCAattgttctctctctgcctcctttgTGCTCCCCAGACAATGACTGCTGTCTCAGGGTTGATGAGGGGCGAGCAGGGAGCAAGGGGGTGTGAGAGGGGTGACGGGTAGTTTGGAGGGGGATGGGTGGTAgaagacccccccctccctctctgcagcccctggttcctgacccccccccttccttttcTACCCCAatatctcctccatcttcttcccctcccacccctccttctcctctgtccaTTCCCCCTGCTGGTAGTCCGACCTGTCATGCCTGGTAACGCAgatgttaccccccccccactatccccctgccccccccccacctgcccctATACCCTCAGTACCACCTATGGCTCATGCtgcgcctctcctctcctccagcgtCTGATTTCCTCTcgttcttcccctcctcttctctcatccCCTTTCCAcagccctcttctcctctctacacgtctcttgttctctctgctcctctcctctaatctttgcaccccactcctccctctctgcccggGGGCACAGCAGGGTGTGGGTGGTACGCTTcaaacacacacgggcacagcCCTCCTGTCACTGTGTGAACCACAGACGTGCCAAGCCGACGCTCAGATGAAGATGGACCTCCGTGTTGATCCACCACGGCTCCGACTGGCACGTGGAACAACCAAGACGCCATTTCTCAGTCCCTGTGTTACCTTGGAAACCTACGCGTCTGCGTTCATCTGTTTACATTTCCATCCCAGCTAaaaaacacttcctgttcctgtgtaCGTGCTCTTAGGGAGACCCGTGGAGTTCAGGGGCGGTTGTCATGGAGATAAAGCCAAAGGTCGTTTTGCCTCTGGTTCTCTGGAATAATAAAGCCCCCATGCCTTTGGCTCGGAGCAAACTTTTAATCAACGGCAGAGTGGAGGCGGGGCTGGGGTGAATGAGGTGTGTGATTGGCTGTTGGGCCAGTGGTGAAGGGCGGGAGGCAGATGAATGAGGGAGCCGAACTCCCTCCAGAGTAACTGTAGGGTCAGAGGAGGTGTGGCACAGACAATCTAGTGGTGAGAGATAAATCACATtcataaggtgtgtgtgtgtgtgtctcagtcggGTCTGCTGCTCTCTCGCCTTGCGCATGGTGCTGCATACTCACAGCTTGACCTGTAACCGTCTTCATCAGTCTGACTACAGGATGTAGTTACGTCCCAGGGGCGTGTTTCAATAGTCTCTTCATCGACTCCCCTTTTAATTAAGGACTGTTGGAGCACATCTGGAAGGCACTAGACcaggaggagacaaggagaggcagagacacgAGACTATTGAGATGCAGGataggagacaaggagaggcagagactCTAGTCTATTGAAATGCAGGataggagacaaggagaggcagagacacgAGACTATTGAGATGCAGGataggagacaaggagaggcagagactCAAGTCTATTGAGATGCAGGATAGGGgacaaggagaggcagagacgCTAGTCTATTGAGATGCAGGataggagacaaggagaggcagagacgCTAGTCTATTGAGATGCAGGataggagacaaggagaggcagagacgCTAGTCTATTGAGATGCAGGataggagacaaggagaggcagagactCTAGTCTATTGAGATGCAGGataggagacaaggagaggcagagacacgAGACTATTGAGATGCAGGataggagacaaggagaggcagagactCTAGTCTATTGAGATGCAGGataggagacaaggagaggcagagactCTAGTCTATTGATATGCTGTGTTCTGCTGATTGAGGTTGAGCCAATGACATGTCGGTCTGCTCATTCATCATCTCCTGTCATGGTTCTGGATCGAGACCTGGCCATCGCCGGGTTAACAGTGCAGTTTATACGGTAATTCAGCCGTTTCCACGGTAATGTCTCCGCCGCGGACGGGTCAGGTGATCTGAGACGGAGCTGCATCAGTCGACGGACGATGTGTGATCGACCAATCAGATGTCATGGTTGTGGCTGCGCtgtcgtgcgtgtgtgtgtcatttgtccTCATCTGTCTGGCCCAGCAGGTTGTCCTGTGACATCACTGCCTGACGACAGCCAATCAGCTTCTGTCTCTGAGGGAGGGTTTGTTTCTATAATAGACAGtgtttatagtgtgtgtgtgtctctgtctgtatgtgtgtctatgtctgtgtgtgtgtgtgtgtggagggctcgTTTGCGTTTCTGTGTGGGtctcgcttgtgtgtgtgttcaccactGTTGGTGTTTATTCAACTGAGCCACTTATTCAAATGCAGATCTGGTTATGGAAAACTACCAAGAGATGCACCTGTTGTCCTTGCGAGGCCCTTTGGGCGTTGTTCTGTCAGTAATGGGACCTTTTCGCGTCACGTCGCCATCCACACATCGCTGCTCTGGCTGTCAGTCATCACATAAAGCGCTCCTCGCGTTAATCTCTGGGCTGGAAATATAATAGTATCCAGTATCTGTCGTCCTTTTTGTATGTGTTGTCAAAAGACCTTGACAAGAAGACAGGGGTGTAATAACAGACTGTATCTCACGGCCTGGGAGAAGGATGAGGGCAGTTTCATCCCCTGGGGATAGGGACAAGCAGTCTGCTTTGTGTTTTCACACTGAAAACCTGTTTCGTATTCAGGCCATAGCTTAGCCTAGCCGACTTTAGCCGAGCCTAGCCGACTTTAGCCGAGCCTAGCCTTCTCTAATATAACCTtatctggcctggcctggcttaCTGTTGCCTAGCTATCTGTAATGTAACCTAGCCTAGCTTAACCTTGTGTAACCTAGCCTAGCATTCTGATATCTAGCCTAGCCTTCTATAACCTAGCCTAGCCTTCTGTAACCTAGCCTAGCCTTCTGTAACCTAGACTAGCCTTCTATAACCTAGCCTAGCCTTCCATAACCTAGCCTAGTTTAGCCTTCTGTAACCTAGCCTAGCCTTCTGTAACCTAGCATATTCCTCTATAACCTAGCCTAGCCTTctatagcctagcctagccttctATAACCTAGCCTAACTTAGCCTTCTGTGACCTAGCCTAGCTTTCTGTAACCTAGCCTAGCCTTCTAAAACCTAGCCAAGCTTAGCCATCTGTAACCTAGCCTAGCCTTCTGTAACCTAGCCTAGCTTAGCCCTCTGTAACCTAGCCTAGCCGTCTATAACCTAGCCTAGCTAAGCCCTCTGTAACCTAGCCTAGCCCTCTGTAACCTAGCCTAGCTTAGCTTGGCCTCAACAGGTGAGTGAACAGGATCTTCAGAATACAGGGGAAGCAGAATCCTGATCATTTGACATAGGAGCTGTGGGGGGGATGCATATGTTACTGAAGACCTTGTGACCTGCATCATATAGTAACCTTATACCCCCTGCCTCTCAATTCGTCTCTCCTTCTATCCATccatatctctctatctcttcctaaatcccactctgcctctgttctccatccctcctttttaCTTCTGTCTCACACATATCACACTATTCCACACAAACaatcatacatacacacacacacgtctcgattcactcgcacacacacgtctctcgCTCACACGCCGCACAATGCCATAGTCCTTCATTAACCTTTTTCATCCTAGACTCTGGTTCCCCtcttctatccctccctccttccctcaccacttctccctctctctttctctcccccccactcttctttctttcttcctcgctctctctgtcgctctcccccctctccctccatccccacgGGTAGAGCAGTGATAGGAGTGGCCTATTGAGGCAGTGACAGGCGAGTGTTCCATTGCTGTTTGCAGCAACAGAGAGCAGAGTGAGGAGAGGCTAGGAGGATGGTGgggtgggcagggggggggggacacacacacacacacctcctttaccacccccccttcccattCTACTCCCCCCAGCCTCTGGGACAGATGCACTGCTATTACCAAGCAGACATGCTCTCAGACAGGCTAAAACCCTACAGCACtcatggagggtggaggatgtgtgtgtgtggaggaggtgtgtgtgtggaggaggtgtgtgtgtgtgcgcgtgcgtacGTACGTGCTGTACCATTATTCAAAGCAATAAGATTATAAGTGGTAAGAAggtccctgtatgtgtgtgtgagtgagtgtaaaGGACCATTTCTATTCACAAACAGTGCGAGAGCGACTACATTGGTTGAAATTGTTGTACGTGAGCTGGCAGGGAGATGGCTGTTGATagatctgtctgtccatctgtctgggGGCGCCCCTCTTCTGGATCCGTCTTGGGGGGTCATGGGTCAGGTTTAAGCTGAGGCTGTCCTGGGGCTGCATGCTGCCAAGCAGCCTGGATTACCTCCTGGCATAGTAGGCTGCAGGTCTGCTCCCCAGTGATGAAGTATAGGAGCAAtctagccaacacacacacacatacatacatatatatatatatacacacacacatatttatacactcacacactcatccgctcacatacacacgttgacacatccgtgtgtgtgtttctaagagtgaatgtgtgtgtgtgttaatgtgtgcgtgacagacacacacacagtcccagcaTGACTCAGGTGTGTCACGGAGGAAACCatggcgagggggaggggggaagatcTATCTGGCCCTCGGCGCTGCCACGGTCAGAGCCCTGGCCTCATAACTCCTTTGGGGCCGCCGCAGAAAGGTGATTTATGGGAAGTGTGGTTCTCAGAGGGCCAAGGTAGATGGCCATTGTCTGGGAGGGTTTTTAACTGTGAACTAGAACTGCCTGTGGGGTGAAGACGTAATTCTGAAGTGAAGAAAATTCGTTTCTGCTCTGGGTTTTTATCCATCAGCATTCACTGGCTTGACACAGTGTTAAAACTGCATGGACTGGATAAAAGGATTTCGCTATCACGCACAAATTCATTTTATTCTGAGACGAGCGAACTATGATTGTCCAGGAAGTTCTGTAATGTTCCCCAAGGGTtcgagcagggagagagagaggggttttaTGACAGCTGTGCAGACCATCTCACTCAGGTGGGCCGAGCCAGCAGATGGGCAAGagatggctctgtgtgtgtgtgtgtgggcctgtatGTGTCTCCTTGTGTGtacgtacatgtgtgtgtgtgtgtggtgtggagaTGTGGTGTGTTTGAGGGCCCCATAGCTTCTCTGGCAGGGccccgcggggggggggggggggggggggggggggggggggggcgctggaTGTCTGGCAGTGCTGtcaccgaccccccccccccacccaccccggAGAGCTCCCCGTCTCAGACAGAGTTATGAATGACAATGAGAGCCGCATCAATAAGGATTCTCTGCTGGATCTGATTAGGGTTCTGGCTTCCACCACTTGTGCTTTTGTTTTCtcactcacgctctctctcgctctctctccctccctctctctctctctctctctctctctctcatgtatactctctcctccactacactcttctctctatctcactccgCTTCACTTATGTGCTAAATTACTCATTCATCCTGGTTATATTCTCTGTTTACTCTTGTGCTGAGGACTTTCACTCAATTCGTTgttcccactctccctccttcctctccctccttcctctccctccttcctctctccctccttcctctccttctttcctctccttctttcctctccttccttcttcttcctctccctctttcctctccctccttcctctccctccttcctctccctccttcctctctccctccttcctctccttctttcctctctttccttcctcttcctctccctccttcctctctccctcctcctagtCTTTCTGTCACTCATTTGCCTTCTTTCTCATttaccctcccaccccctctcttccctcctgacacttctcgctctctctctctcccctcgctctctctctctcccttatcctTTTTCTCATTCTCgcatcctctctacctctctctctctctctctctctctctctctctctcactctctcacattctctctcactctctctctcacccttactctcatcttctccctttctctctcaccctctctctctcatctctctctctctctctctctctcaccctctctctctcatcttctccctctctctcaagaccctttttcttcttttgccCACTCACTCTCCCACTCACAATTCTGTCTCTTCACTTTCTCTTTCGTGAAAACAAGCTTTTTCATTGATCTTTTCATCTCCCCTTCAAACCTCCCATAgcactccctccttctctgtcttcctgtctggttCTATGGCGCAGGGTGCTGACAGTACCAATCTTTTTCATTGGTATCTGACGTGCTGCTAGTCTGGCCTCTGTCATTCACTGAAATAAGAAGGAGAGGAATGAggatgacaggcagacagacaggcagacagacagtcagacacacagacaggaaggcaggcaggcagtcagtctTGTTTCAGACGCTGTCATTTAAAACCCAGTTCATCTAAACCCAGTTTATCTAAACCCAGTTCATCTAAACCCAGTTCATCTAAACCCAGATACTGAGAAATGTTCCACATCGATGGACCTAAAAGAGCCGTTAACCAGCCGACTTCTGTCTCAGTTCCATAGATCCAGTGTTTCCATGGCCTCAGACATATGAAGCACTGAAACATATAGTCTTTTACAGCGACGGGCCACCCGGATGGAATGTCCTCGGCGTTGCCACAGCAACTTCTTAGAAAGTATAGAATCGCTGAGTCACTCGGCAGTTTGCTACTGAGGGTTGTTTAGATGACCCAGAGACTCTGCTGGAGGGAATCCATCTCTCCACTCGATATGTGGTGACATTCACTTTAGATTTCATAGGGAAGGTTTTCCAGTCACAAAATAAACCTAGCTTCTATACTTGAGGGGGAAAAAACCTTTCAAACGCTCCAGTGAAACCAGTCAGTAACCCCGCCCCCTAATTTCTCAAACACAGGTGTTCTGACTCCGCCCCCTTGCACAGGTAGAACTCAGGTGATGCCCGGGGAGgccccaccctctcctgcccgttgccatggagagggccctgcctcctgcccccaccGGAAGTGACATGGagtgggaagaggaggaggagttgatGAGAGCCCTGGGTCTGGAGCTGATGCTGGAGCCCTTTGAGCCCTCTGAGCCGCTGGTTTCCCCCTCCCACAGCCCAGCTCCACTCGGGAAGACTGGGGAGCAGCCGGGGAGGCTGCAACTGGGAGCCTGGAGCCAAGATGGCTGGCCAGCTCTGGAGCTGGAGGGCTTTGTCCAGTGAGTGTCTGTAGTTTAGTGTGATCTAGTCCAGATAGACTAGGCTTCAGGCTGGTGGGAGACCCCACAGGCTATGTAGAGACAGGACTCTCGTGACGACTTGGGTCAAATCAAACCATGATGGAGAGGATGACTCTCTTGTTCATCTCAGTTCATTTGCATTTTTGTttctgcctgtcttcctgtctgtctgcctacctgtctgcctacctgcctgtcttcctgtctgtctgcctatctgtctgcctgtctgtctgtctgtcttcctgtctgcctacctgcctgtcttcctgtctgtctgcctatctgtctgcctgtctgcctgtctgcctgtctgtctgtctgcctgtctgcttacctgtctgtctgtctgtctgtctgcctgcctgtctgtcttgggGAGGTTGGACAGGAGATGGCTGCTTTGGCACGAGTTCATGAAGGAATACACCAACCTGGTCGACTGGCTCCGATTGGCCGAGAGGACAGTGGCCTCCCCCAACTCCGCCCAGGTTCTCTACGTCGCTGCCAAGCAGGAACTGAGGAAGTTTGAGGTACGAAGCTTGTGTTCACCTGCCAAGCAGGAACTGAGGAAGTTTGAGGTACGAAGCTTGTGTTCACCTGCCAAGCAGGAACTGAGGAAGTTTGAGGTACGAAGCTTGTGTTCACCTGCCAAGCAGGAACTGAGGAAGTTTGAGGTACGAAGCTTGTGTTCACCTGCCAAGCAGGAACTGAGGAAGTTTGAGGTACGAAGCCTGTGTTCACCTGTTTACGATGTTGATGTTTACCGAGCCAACAGGAAAGACTGTTCAGCTTCCTCGTTGCTGTGTGAGGTCATCTCCTCATTTGAAGAGGACGTTGTTGCTGTGTCTGGTGTAGCTGGAGTGTTCAGGAGTGTCAGAGGCCAGCCATAACTCTCCAAAAACACTCTGGTCTGGTTCTGTGTCCTTCCAGAACCTTCTCACGGAGGCCCGAGCCCGTCTTGTCCAGCTGGACAGCCTGGCGAGATGGAACCGAACCCTCGTGGGCCACTTCCAGGGCGCCATGTGCACGCGGACGGGTGCCATGGTGAGGGAGTGCGGGCAGCGCTGGGACGGCCTCCATGCCACCATACAGGTGGTCTGTTGTCGTCTGAAGGTATCGCTGGGCTGTACAGGGGGTGCAGTGGGTTTGCAGGGCTGTATTCATCTCAatcactccatctctccatcgccatccctcctcctccatctctccagctcAACACTCCACACTCAAATTGTACAACattttgtcctctcctccctcttctccaaccgcctcccccctcccccttcccctcccccttccccttccctctcccctccccctccagcactgtgtgtctctgaggGAGCAGTTTGAGTGTGACcgggaggaggtgatggtgtggCTGTCAGAGATGGACCTGAGGCTGTCAGAGGTGGAGAACCTGACAGGGAGGAGCAGCTGTCACAAGATGAAGgagttgcaggtgtgtgtgtgggtctggcgtgtgggtttgtgtgtgtgtgtgtgtgtgtgtatgcatgtgggctcgtgtgtgtgtgtgtgtgcatgtgggttcatgtgtgtgtgcatgtgggttcatgtgtgtgtgtgtgggctcgtgtgtgtgtgtgggttcatgtgtgtgtcaccagaccTTCCAGGTGGCGGTGGT
This DNA window, taken from Hypomesus transpacificus isolate Combined female unplaced genomic scaffold, fHypTra1 scaffold_488, whole genome shotgun sequence, encodes the following:
- the si:ch211-137a8.2 gene encoding nesprin-2; amino-acid sequence: MERALPPAPTGSDMEWEEEEELMRALGLELMLEPFEPSEPLVSPSHSPAPLGKTGEQPGRLQLGAWSQDGWPALELEGFVQLDRRWLLWHEFMKEYTNLVDWLRLAERTVASPNSAQVLYVAAKQELRKFENLLTEARARLVQLDSLARWNRTLVGHFQGAMCTRTGAMVRECGQRWDGLHATIQVVCCRLKHCVSLREQFECDREEVMVWLSEMDLRLSEVENLTGRSSCHKMKELQTFQVAVVENAGRLNELLDFGEALIQRGQPEDGEDIEAELQEVILFCARVFEGAGRLHTRLLSMRLVFEDDWVLIPAPDSGCPSETLLEEESSPPLESQDPPGPHHPNPPSPAPSPPTEDPPSPLPPSAHHPNPPLALTIAPCPGPPGPRVGPLCRHRPLCLP